From Desulfuromonas soudanensis, the proteins below share one genomic window:
- a CDS encoding roadblock/LC7 domain-containing protein yields MFGSNSSFVMYDEEFKRINIVIEKLLREANAKVIFLVDKNGQLISSVGETEHLDTTSLASLTAGNIAATGGLAKLLGEKEFSILFHEGEKDNLHISIIASRVILVVIFDNRSSLGLVRLRVKKASDELGTIFEDLAKKSEEIQKDDNYQSPFAEITDDDIDNLFN; encoded by the coding sequence ATGTTCGGCTCTAATTCATCCTTCGTCATGTACGACGAGGAATTCAAAAGAATAAATATTGTCATCGAGAAGCTTCTCCGCGAAGCCAACGCCAAGGTCATCTTCCTGGTCGACAAGAACGGGCAGCTGATCTCCTCCGTCGGCGAGACCGAGCATCTCGATACCACGAGTCTGGCTTCCCTGACGGCCGGCAACATCGCCGCCACCGGGGGGCTTGCCAAGCTTCTCGGGGAAAAGGAATTCTCCATCCTCTTTCACGAGGGGGAAAAGGACAACCTGCACATCTCCATCATCGCCAGCCGGGTCATTCTGGTGGTCATTTTCGATAACCGCAGTTCCCTGGGGCTGGTCAGGCTGCGGGTCAAGAAGGCCAGCGACGAGTTGGGGACGATCTTCGAGGATCTGGCGAAAAAATCCGAAGAGATCCAGAAGGATGACAACTACCAGAGTCCCTTCGCCGAGATCACTGACGACGATATTGACAATCTCTTCAATTAA
- a CDS encoding GTP-binding protein: MSFINYASREINCKIVYYGPGLCGKTTNLQYVYQKTAPDAKGKMISLATETERTLFFDFLPLALGEIRGFKTRFHLYTVPGQVFYDASRKLILKGVDGVVFVADSQEERLDANIESLENLKINLEEQGYQLEKLPFIMQYNKRDLPNVSSVEELRSLLNPDGVPEFEACATTGEGVFETLKAVAKQILIDLKKGGAG; the protein is encoded by the coding sequence ATGTCTTTTATCAATTACGCCTCGCGCGAAATTAACTGCAAGATCGTCTATTACGGCCCGGGGCTCTGCGGCAAGACGACGAATCTGCAGTACGTCTATCAGAAGACGGCTCCCGACGCCAAGGGAAAGATGATCTCTTTGGCCACCGAGACCGAGCGGACGCTGTTCTTCGACTTTCTCCCCCTGGCCCTCGGCGAGATCCGCGGCTTCAAAACCCGCTTCCATCTCTATACCGTTCCGGGACAGGTCTTCTACGACGCTTCTCGCAAGTTGATCCTCAAGGGAGTCGACGGAGTGGTCTTCGTGGCCGATTCCCAGGAAGAACGACTCGACGCCAATATCGAGAGCCTGGAGAACCTCAAGATCAACCTCGAGGAGCAGGGGTATCAGCTGGAGAAGCTCCCCTTTATCATGCAGTACAACAAGCGTGATCTCCCCAACGTCAGCAGTGTTGAGGAGCTGCGCAGCCTCCTCAACCCCGATGGGGTCCCCGAATTCGAGGCCTGCGCCACCACCGGCGAAGGGGTCTTCGAAACCCTCAAGGCCGTCGCCAAGCAGATCCTCATCGATCTTAAAAAAGGGGGCGCCGGCTGA
- a CDS encoding NADH:flavin oxidoreductase, with amino-acid sequence MTERSRGGGKGPDLFSPGRIGTLTLANRLVRSATWEGMAETGGKATKPLAAFYRTLAAGGAGLIVSGFASVSSGGKAFPGTLGIDGGADLDGLRRMTDGVHAEGGKIVLQLSHGGGQCRAAHCGGRPVAPSEIAALQYPELPRALTEDEIAGLVEAFAAAADRAQKTGFDGVQLQAAHGYLISQFLSPHTNLRLDRYGGDAEGRSRFLLEILGAIRARVGSDYPLLAKLNLSDNLPGGLTVEEGIGVAQALVRRGIDAIEVSSGTPASGGLGPIRPVPEGGEAYNRPLAEALRDRVGVPLILVGGIRSLAMAAGIVEEQSAAFVALSRPFICQPDLVRRWERGEDPVVSCVSCNACFKAALKGGITCLRSG; translated from the coding sequence GTGACGGAAAGGAGCCGAGGGGGGGGAAAAGGTCCGGATCTTTTTTCCCCGGGAAGAATCGGCACCCTGACTCTGGCCAACCGGCTGGTCCGTTCGGCGACCTGGGAGGGGATGGCCGAAACCGGCGGAAAGGCGACCAAACCCCTGGCCGCCTTCTACAGGACCCTGGCCGCCGGCGGAGCCGGCCTGATCGTCTCCGGCTTCGCCTCCGTCTCTTCCGGCGGGAAAGCTTTCCCCGGGACCCTGGGGATAGACGGGGGTGCGGACCTCGACGGACTGCGCCGGATGACCGACGGAGTCCATGCCGAAGGGGGGAAGATCGTCCTGCAGCTGAGCCACGGCGGTGGCCAGTGCCGTGCCGCCCACTGCGGCGGGCGACCGGTGGCCCCCTCGGAAATCGCCGCGCTGCAGTACCCCGAGCTCCCGCGCGCCCTGACCGAAGACGAAATCGCCGGCCTGGTGGAGGCCTTTGCCGCGGCGGCCGACCGGGCTCAGAAGACCGGCTTCGACGGCGTGCAGCTCCAGGCCGCCCACGGCTACCTGATCAGCCAGTTCCTCTCCCCGCACACCAATCTTCGCCTGGACCGCTACGGCGGCGATGCCGAAGGGCGCAGCCGTTTTCTCCTGGAAATCCTCGGGGCCATCCGGGCCCGGGTCGGCTCCGACTACCCCCTCTTGGCCAAGCTCAATCTCAGCGACAATCTCCCCGGGGGACTGACCGTCGAGGAAGGGATCGGCGTCGCGCAGGCCCTCGTTCGCCGGGGGATCGACGCCATCGAGGTGAGCTCCGGAACTCCGGCCTCGGGAGGACTCGGCCCGATTCGCCCGGTTCCCGAAGGGGGCGAGGCGTACAACCGGCCGCTGGCCGAGGCGCTGCGGGACAGGGTCGGGGTTCCCCTGATCCTCGTCGGCGGCATCCGCAGCCTCGCCATGGCCGCAGGGATTGTCGAGGAACAAAGCGCCGCCTTCGTCGCCCTCTCCCGCCCCTTCATCTGCCAGCCCGACCTGGTGCGGCGCTGGGAAAGGGGGGAGGATCCCGTCGTCTCCTGTGTCTCCTGCAACGCCTGCTTCAAGGCCGCCCTCAAGGGGGGGATCACCTGCCTCCGGTCCGGCTGA
- a CDS encoding M24 family metallopeptidase, which produces MADKAECNRRIVLLQERLKTGGIDGALLIYPIDIYYYAATRQNSALWIPADGPPRLMVRKSLSRAEAESTVETITPFPSGKNWPEIIGSEFRRIGLTYDVLPLQQFNFYGKILPNREFVDISALLRELRSVKSTWELERMRHSGRELSSVFAEIPEFLRPGMREIDLSAEFEYRARKRGWEGYVRMRAFNQELFQGLAVAGQSAASPGFFDGAVTGRGLSAAAPHGASTAIIDNNVPIMVDYTGVFDGYLVDMTRLFVFGALPPRVQEAFDVALKIQGELAGALVPGAICSDLFTRASEMAVAAGFGDNFMGVPGEQAKFVGHGVGLELDEMPVLALGFNVPLVENQTIAIEPKFVFPGVGVAGIENTFAVGTQGGEKLTPLPDSLVRL; this is translated from the coding sequence ATGGCAGACAAGGCGGAATGCAACAGAAGGATCGTTCTCCTCCAGGAGCGGCTGAAAACCGGCGGAATCGACGGCGCTCTCCTCATCTACCCCATCGACATCTATTATTACGCTGCGACGCGGCAGAATTCGGCCCTGTGGATCCCCGCCGACGGCCCCCCCCGGTTGATGGTACGCAAGAGCCTGAGCCGGGCCGAGGCCGAGAGCACGGTGGAGACGATCACCCCCTTCCCCTCGGGGAAGAACTGGCCGGAGATCATCGGCAGTGAATTTCGCCGCATCGGCCTGACCTACGATGTCCTGCCGCTGCAGCAGTTCAACTTCTACGGGAAGATCCTCCCGAACAGGGAGTTCGTCGACATCTCGGCCCTGCTGCGCGAGCTGCGTTCGGTCAAATCGACCTGGGAGCTGGAACGGATGCGCCACAGCGGCCGGGAGCTTTCTTCGGTCTTTGCCGAGATTCCCGAGTTCCTCCGCCCGGGGATGCGCGAGATCGACCTCTCGGCCGAATTCGAGTACCGCGCCCGGAAACGCGGCTGGGAGGGGTACGTCCGCATGCGGGCCTTCAACCAGGAACTCTTCCAGGGGCTGGCCGTCGCCGGCCAGAGCGCTGCCAGCCCCGGCTTCTTCGACGGCGCCGTCACCGGCCGGGGACTCTCCGCCGCCGCCCCCCACGGCGCCTCCACGGCGATCATCGACAACAACGTGCCGATCATGGTCGACTACACCGGGGTCTTCGACGGCTACCTCGTCGACATGACGCGCCTCTTCGTCTTCGGCGCCCTCCCCCCCCGGGTGCAGGAGGCCTTTGACGTCGCCCTGAAGATTCAGGGGGAGCTTGCAGGCGCTCTGGTGCCGGGAGCGATCTGCTCCGATCTCTTCACCCGCGCCTCTGAAATGGCCGTTGCCGCCGGCTTCGGCGACAACTTCATGGGGGTGCCGGGGGAGCAGGCCAAGTTCGTCGGCCACGGCGTTGGCCTCGAACTCGACGAGATGCCGGTTCTCGCTCTGGGGTTCAACGTTCCCCTGGTGGAGAACCAGACCATCGCCATCGAGCCCAAATTCGTCTTTCCCGGGGTGGGAGTGGCGGGAATCGAGAACACCTTCGCCGTCGGGACGCAAGGGGGGGAAAAACTCACCCCCCTCCCGGATTCTCTGGTGCGCCTGTGA
- the icmF gene encoding fused isobutyryl-CoA mutase/GTPase IcmF → METAPRPSQNAIRFVTATSLYDGHDVSINIMRRILQDSGVEVVHLGHNRSAEEIVTAAIHEDVQGIAVSSYQGGHLEFFKYIHDLLAERNAGHIKIFGGGGGVILPGEIDELHAYGICRIFSPEDGRKMGLQGMINFKIKTCDYPTPRELEGDLEGARCREPGAVARLITLAELSQGRPDSPFEAIRPRLAAAATDVPVLGITGTGGAGKSSITDELVRRFLRDFPDKHLAILSVDPTRQRTGGALLGDRIRMNAINSPRIYMRSLATRNSRSELSAAIGDALAVLKSAAFDLIVVETSGIGQGDAGIVEICDVSLYVMTSEFGAPTQLEKIDMLDFADLVALNKMEKKGSEDALLNVRKQVRRNRKLFAASDAEIPVYGTIASKFNDPGTNVLYRAVIDAINLKKGVAWHSSLELTGEVSRCHHIIPPEQAGYLGEISRTVRDYRRQSEEQIKAARQLFQLQGTAELLQGHPRPLGADVAASLATASKGALSETLDGLIDACRERLLPETKKTLETWPQIKKTYRQEELVTRVRDKELRNALYTTSLSGSRIPKVCVPDYEEYGEIVKWARKENLPGSFPYTAGLFPFKRTAEDPKRQFAGEGTPERTNRRFHFLTENDPAKRLSTAFDSVTLYGEDPGERPDIYGKVGESGVSICTQTDMDKLFAGFDLCDPMTSVSMTVNGPAPILLAMFFNTAIAQQVEKFVVEKGRQPSAGERETIRTCTLQTVRGTVQADILKEDQGQNTCIFSTEFALRLMGDMQQYFIDQQVRNYYSVSISGYHIAEAGANPISQLAFTLANGFTYVEYYLSRGMKIDDFAPSLSFFFSNGLDPEYNVIGRVARRIWAVVMKNRYGANARSQMLKYHIQTSGRSLHAQEMDFNDIRTTLQALMAIFDNCNSLHTNAYDEAVTTPTEESVRRAMAIQMIITRELGLSRNENPLQGSFIIDELTDLVEEAVLKEFERINERGGVLGAMETQYQRSRIQEESLLYEHKKHTGELPIIGVNTYLNPGTDQGYNVPKGLARATRQEKEQQIANLRAFQAEHRESVPRALQTLQQTAARGENIFAALLDAVQVASLGQISAALYEVGGQYRRNM, encoded by the coding sequence ATGGAAACAGCGCCCCGCCCTTCGCAAAACGCCATCCGCTTCGTGACCGCGACCAGCCTTTACGACGGCCACGACGTCTCCATCAACATCATGCGCCGGATTCTCCAGGATTCGGGGGTCGAGGTGGTGCACCTCGGCCACAACCGCTCCGCCGAAGAGATCGTGACCGCCGCCATCCACGAGGACGTCCAGGGGATCGCCGTCAGTTCCTACCAGGGGGGGCATCTGGAATTTTTCAAGTACATCCACGACCTACTGGCCGAGCGCAACGCCGGGCACATCAAGATTTTCGGCGGCGGCGGCGGCGTCATCCTCCCCGGGGAAATCGACGAACTGCACGCCTACGGGATCTGCCGTATCTTCTCTCCCGAGGACGGACGCAAGATGGGGCTCCAGGGGATGATCAACTTCAAGATCAAAACCTGCGATTACCCCACCCCGCGGGAGCTCGAGGGGGACCTCGAGGGCGCCCGGTGCCGCGAACCCGGCGCCGTCGCCCGCCTTATCACCCTGGCCGAGCTCTCCCAGGGGAGACCCGACTCCCCCTTCGAGGCGATCCGGCCGCGCCTCGCCGCTGCGGCAACCGACGTCCCGGTCCTGGGGATTACCGGCACCGGCGGCGCCGGCAAGAGCTCGATCACCGATGAGCTGGTCCGGCGCTTTCTCCGCGATTTTCCCGACAAACATTTGGCGATCCTCTCCGTCGATCCGACCCGGCAGCGCACCGGCGGGGCGCTGCTCGGCGACCGCATCCGCATGAACGCCATCAACTCTCCCCGCATTTATATGCGCTCCCTGGCCACCCGCAATTCGCGCAGCGAGCTCTCCGCCGCCATCGGCGACGCCCTGGCCGTCCTCAAGAGCGCCGCCTTCGATCTCATCGTCGTCGAGACCAGCGGCATCGGTCAAGGAGATGCGGGAATCGTCGAGATCTGCGACGTCTCCCTCTACGTCATGACCAGCGAATTCGGCGCCCCGACGCAGCTGGAGAAAATCGACATGCTCGACTTCGCCGACCTCGTCGCCCTCAACAAGATGGAGAAGAAGGGGTCCGAGGACGCCCTCCTCAACGTGCGCAAACAGGTGCGGCGCAACCGCAAACTCTTCGCGGCTTCCGATGCCGAAATACCCGTCTACGGCACCATCGCCAGCAAGTTCAACGATCCCGGAACTAACGTCCTCTACCGGGCGGTGATCGACGCCATCAACCTCAAAAAAGGGGTGGCCTGGCACTCGTCCTTGGAGCTCACCGGCGAGGTCAGCCGCTGCCACCACATCATCCCGCCGGAACAGGCCGGCTATCTCGGCGAGATCTCCCGAACCGTCCGAGACTACCGTCGCCAGAGCGAAGAACAGATCAAGGCGGCTCGCCAGCTCTTCCAGCTTCAGGGGACGGCCGAGCTCCTGCAGGGCCACCCCCGCCCTCTCGGCGCCGACGTCGCGGCCAGCCTCGCCACGGCCAGCAAAGGGGCCCTGAGCGAGACCCTCGACGGTCTCATCGACGCCTGCCGCGAGCGCCTGCTTCCGGAGACAAAAAAAACCCTCGAGACCTGGCCGCAGATCAAGAAGACCTACCGCCAGGAGGAGCTGGTCACCCGGGTGCGTGACAAGGAGCTGCGCAACGCCCTTTACACCACCTCCCTGTCCGGGAGCCGCATCCCCAAGGTCTGCGTCCCCGACTACGAGGAATACGGCGAAATCGTCAAATGGGCCCGCAAGGAGAACCTACCCGGCTCCTTCCCCTACACCGCCGGGCTCTTCCCCTTCAAGCGCACCGCCGAAGACCCCAAGCGCCAGTTCGCCGGCGAGGGGACGCCGGAGCGGACCAACCGCCGCTTCCACTTCCTCACCGAAAACGACCCGGCCAAGCGTCTCTCCACCGCCTTCGACAGCGTCACCCTCTACGGCGAGGATCCCGGCGAGCGCCCCGACATCTACGGCAAGGTCGGCGAATCGGGGGTTTCCATCTGCACCCAGACCGACATGGACAAACTCTTCGCCGGCTTCGACCTCTGCGACCCGATGACCAGCGTCTCGATGACCGTCAACGGCCCGGCCCCCATCCTCCTGGCGATGTTCTTCAACACCGCCATCGCCCAGCAGGTGGAGAAGTTCGTCGTCGAGAAGGGGCGGCAGCCGTCGGCCGGGGAGAGGGAAACGATCCGCACCTGCACCCTCCAGACGGTGCGCGGTACCGTGCAGGCCGACATCCTCAAGGAGGACCAGGGTCAGAACACCTGCATCTTCTCCACCGAATTCGCCCTCCGGCTGATGGGGGATATGCAGCAGTACTTCATTGACCAGCAGGTGCGCAACTACTACTCGGTGTCCATCAGCGGTTATCACATCGCCGAGGCCGGCGCCAACCCCATCAGCCAGCTCGCCTTCACCCTGGCCAACGGCTTCACCTACGTCGAATATTACCTCTCCCGCGGCATGAAGATCGACGATTTTGCCCCCAGCCTCTCCTTCTTCTTCTCCAACGGCCTCGACCCCGAATACAACGTCATCGGCCGGGTGGCGCGGCGGATCTGGGCAGTGGTGATGAAGAACCGCTACGGCGCCAACGCCCGCAGCCAGATGCTCAAGTACCACATCCAGACCTCGGGGCGTTCCCTCCACGCCCAGGAGATGGACTTCAACGACATCCGCACCACGCTGCAGGCCCTGATGGCGATCTTCGACAACTGCAACTCGCTGCACACCAACGCCTACGACGAGGCGGTCACCACCCCCACCGAAGAGTCGGTGCGCCGGGCGATGGCGATCCAGATGATCATCACCAGGGAACTCGGCCTCTCCCGCAACGAAAATCCGCTGCAGGGGTCCTTCATTATCGATGAACTCACGGATCTGGTGGAGGAGGCGGTCTTGAAGGAGTTCGAGCGCATCAACGAGCGCGGCGGAGTTCTCGGCGCCATGGAGACCCAGTACCAGCGCAGCCGCATCCAGGAGGAGTCGCTCCTCTACGAACACAAGAAACACACCGGCGAGCTGCCGATCATCGGCGTCAACACCTATCTTAATCCCGGCACCGACCAGGGATACAACGTCCCCAAGGGGCTGGCCCGGGCGACCCGCCAGGAGAAGGAGCAGCAGATCGCCAACCTGCGGGCCTTCCAGGCCGAGCACCGGGAGAGCGTCCCCAGGGCCCTGCAGACGCTGCAGCAGACCGCCGCCCGGGGAGAAAACATCTTTGCAGCCCTCCTCGACGCGGTGCAGGTGGCGTCCCTGGGGCAGATCAGCGCCGCCCTCTACGAAGTCGGCGGCCAGTATCGACGGAACATGTAA
- a CDS encoding sigma 54-interacting transcriptional regulator — protein sequence MQFAELVRKTEFDFASLLDNQESWIVVLDAEQRVVDCNGGCRRILGLEPAELIGKRIAEEVRLGHLAGLLARGHCFRSQPLLIADRKLICQHVPRIENGRHCGGVLAVSLDFLPFDDISQVDLDDVVRSLSAVMDLAYEGTILVDPEGTIVLVNQAFADALGARAQDMVGKHILKAYPNSKLSRLPVVMQTGMAEIGWPHVLNGREVVVCRYPLVRNGVPIGALGKIIFQDVQEVIRMADKFQAMTRTIQQSTPQVTKLGDFSYDINSIVGHSKVMKSLRETILRVAERSSNILLMGESGTGKELFAHAIHAASKRRHGPFIKMNCAAIPEHLLESELFGYVDGAFTGAKRGGQIGKFELAHNGTIFLDEISDMTLQMQAKLLRILQEKELTPLGSNASKRVDVRIIAATNVKLEEQVSKGKFREDLYYRLNVMALFIPPLRERTEDIYFLVSHFVESYNTEFGLEIEGLEPEAWTILKGYEYPGNIRELRNVIESAFNVVVGPRIRREDLPPHLRQVGGSTAAAATSAGGDSFLDELGRRPLSEIMDSLERRLLERALQNVSGNKLQAASLLGISRPGFYKKLAKLRIS from the coding sequence ATGCAGTTTGCCGAATTGGTCAGAAAAACTGAATTTGATTTTGCCTCGCTTCTCGACAACCAGGAGAGCTGGATCGTTGTCCTTGACGCCGAACAGCGTGTGGTCGACTGCAACGGAGGGTGCCGCAGAATCCTCGGTCTCGAGCCCGCGGAGCTGATCGGCAAGCGGATTGCCGAGGAGGTGCGCCTCGGGCATCTGGCAGGGCTTCTGGCCCGTGGCCACTGCTTCCGCTCCCAACCGCTGCTCATTGCCGACCGCAAACTCATCTGTCAGCACGTGCCGCGGATCGAAAACGGCCGTCACTGCGGCGGGGTCCTGGCCGTCAGCCTCGATTTTCTCCCCTTCGACGACATCTCCCAGGTCGACCTCGATGACGTGGTCCGTTCGCTGAGCGCCGTCATGGATCTGGCCTACGAGGGGACGATTCTCGTCGACCCCGAGGGGACGATCGTTCTGGTCAACCAGGCCTTCGCCGACGCCCTCGGTGCCCGGGCCCAGGACATGGTCGGCAAGCACATCCTCAAGGCTTATCCCAACTCCAAGCTCTCGCGGCTGCCTGTGGTGATGCAGACCGGGATGGCGGAAATCGGCTGGCCCCACGTCCTCAACGGCCGGGAGGTCGTGGTCTGCCGCTACCCGCTGGTCAGGAACGGCGTTCCGATCGGTGCCCTGGGGAAGATCATCTTTCAGGACGTCCAGGAAGTCATCCGCATGGCCGACAAGTTTCAGGCCATGACGCGAACGATCCAGCAGTCCACTCCCCAGGTGACCAAACTCGGCGATTTTTCTTACGATATCAACAGCATCGTCGGGCACAGCAAAGTCATGAAATCCCTGCGCGAGACGATTCTGCGGGTGGCCGAGCGCAGCTCCAACATCCTGCTCATGGGGGAAAGCGGCACCGGAAAGGAGCTCTTCGCTCACGCCATCCATGCCGCCAGCAAGCGCCGTCACGGGCCGTTCATCAAGATGAACTGCGCCGCCATCCCCGAACATCTCCTCGAGTCGGAACTCTTCGGCTACGTCGACGGCGCCTTCACCGGGGCCAAGCGCGGCGGACAGATCGGCAAGTTCGAGCTGGCCCATAACGGCACGATTTTTCTCGACGAAATCAGCGACATGACGCTGCAGATGCAGGCCAAGCTCCTGCGCATTCTCCAGGAGAAGGAACTCACCCCCCTGGGGAGCAATGCCTCGAAGCGGGTGGACGTGCGCATCATCGCCGCCACCAACGTCAAGCTCGAGGAACAGGTGTCCAAGGGGAAGTTTCGCGAAGACCTCTACTACCGGCTCAACGTCATGGCTCTCTTTATCCCCCCCCTGCGGGAGCGCACCGAGGACATCTACTTTCTCGTCAGTCACTTCGTCGAGAGCTACAACACCGAGTTCGGCCTCGAGATCGAGGGGCTCGAGCCCGAGGCCTGGACGATTCTCAAGGGGTACGAGTACCCGGGGAACATCCGCGAGCTGCGCAACGTCATTGAAAGCGCCTTCAACGTCGTGGTCGGCCCGAGGATCCGCAGGGAGGATCTCCCCCCCCACCTCCGCCAGGTGGGCGGGAGCACCGCCGCTGCGGCGACGTCGGCAGGGGGCGACAGTTTTCTCGATGAACTCGGCCGCCGCCCTCTGAGCGAGATCATGGACAGCCTTGAACGGCGCCTCCTCGAGCGGGCGCTGCAGAACGTCTCGGGGAACAAGCTGCAGGCCGCCAGTCTTCTCGGGATCTCCCGCCCCGGCTTTTATAAAAAACTGGCCAAACTCCGCATCTCCTGA
- a CDS encoding heterodisulfide reductase-related iron-sulfur binding cluster, translating into MEATREIYWNVGHGVLWPMYLLTFAALGVCLAWFSRRLPVYRQGRPLLRTDRPGERSVNALRGVLLQGKVLRQKGAGTAHSLFFWGFFLLAIGTMLIFLQADLTDPLFGVRFLRGTFYEYFSLILDLSGAVSLLMLGGLFVRRYLVRPAGLESGRADFVVHALLFAIVVSGFVVEGLRMAVTELVANPELARWSPVGLVLARGFSGTSEATLRALHQGLWWGHFALVLAFIVALPMTRLRHILTTSFNYFFADLGPKGNVVTLDLEDEGKETFGAAKVSDLTWKDIFDADACTLCKRCQDRCPAHATDKPLSPMQLISQIGEAAFSAPEAPLLATVERDAIWSCTTCRACQEICPAGIEHLPKILEIRRNLVLMEGEFPGDEAVAAVDNTEVNGNPLGMAFAARGDWTEGLGIKTLEEDPEVDILYFVGCYASFDKRNIKIARSFVRLCQGAGIKVGILGREEKCCGDPVRKLGNEYLYQNQAAENIERIQGYGVRQIVTTCPHCFNALGKDYRDLGLDVPVEHYTVFLHRLLEEGRLRVKSEPFSCTYHDSCYLGRYNDILAEPRALIRAAGGELLEMERHGLESFCCGAGGGRILVEEKLGIRISETRAKMAAATGAAVLVSNCPFCLSMFEDGIKGAELPGDLVPRDIAEILAERL; encoded by the coding sequence ATGGAAGCGACACGGGAAATCTACTGGAACGTCGGGCACGGAGTCCTCTGGCCCATGTATCTCCTTACCTTTGCCGCCCTCGGCGTCTGCCTCGCCTGGTTTTCGCGGCGCCTGCCCGTCTACCGGCAGGGTCGTCCCCTCCTGCGCACCGACCGTCCCGGAGAGCGTAGCGTCAACGCCCTGCGGGGGGTCCTCCTGCAGGGGAAGGTCCTGCGGCAAAAGGGAGCGGGAACGGCCCACTCCCTTTTCTTCTGGGGATTCTTCCTCCTGGCCATCGGCACGATGCTGATCTTTTTGCAGGCCGATTTGACCGATCCCCTCTTCGGCGTCCGCTTTCTCCGCGGAACCTTCTATGAGTATTTTTCCCTGATTCTCGATCTCTCCGGGGCGGTATCGCTCCTCATGCTCGGCGGCCTCTTCGTCCGCCGCTACCTGGTGCGCCCCGCCGGTCTCGAAAGCGGTCGCGCCGACTTCGTCGTGCACGCTCTCCTCTTCGCCATTGTGGTGAGCGGTTTTGTCGTCGAGGGGCTGCGCATGGCGGTCACCGAACTCGTCGCCAACCCCGAGCTGGCCCGCTGGTCCCCCGTCGGTCTGGTGCTGGCCAGGGGGTTTTCCGGCACCTCCGAGGCGACGTTGCGCGCTCTCCATCAGGGGCTCTGGTGGGGGCACTTCGCCCTGGTCCTCGCCTTCATCGTCGCCCTGCCGATGACCCGCCTGCGCCACATCCTCACCACCAGTTTCAACTATTTCTTCGCCGACCTGGGTCCCAAGGGGAACGTCGTCACCCTCGATCTCGAGGATGAGGGGAAGGAGACTTTCGGTGCCGCCAAAGTCAGCGACCTGACCTGGAAAGACATCTTTGACGCCGACGCCTGTACGCTGTGCAAGCGCTGCCAGGACCGCTGTCCGGCCCATGCCACAGACAAGCCGCTGTCGCCGATGCAGCTCATCAGCCAGATCGGCGAGGCGGCCTTTAGCGCCCCCGAGGCGCCCCTCCTTGCGACGGTGGAGCGGGACGCCATCTGGTCCTGCACCACATGCCGCGCCTGCCAGGAGATCTGCCCGGCCGGCATCGAGCATCTCCCCAAGATCCTCGAAATCCGCCGCAACCTCGTCCTCATGGAGGGGGAGTTCCCCGGTGATGAAGCCGTGGCGGCGGTGGACAACACCGAGGTCAACGGCAACCCCCTGGGGATGGCCTTTGCCGCCCGCGGCGACTGGACCGAGGGGCTGGGGATCAAGACCCTCGAGGAGGACCCGGAGGTCGATATCCTCTACTTCGTCGGCTGCTACGCCTCCTTCGACAAACGCAACATCAAGATCGCCCGCTCCTTCGTCCGCCTCTGCCAGGGCGCCGGCATCAAGGTCGGCATCCTCGGCCGGGAGGAGAAGTGCTGCGGCGATCCGGTGCGCAAGCTCGGCAACGAATACCTCTACCAGAATCAGGCCGCAGAAAACATCGAGCGCATCCAGGGATACGGCGTCCGGCAGATCGTCACCACCTGCCCCCACTGCTTCAACGCCCTCGGCAAGGATTACCGGGATCTCGGCCTCGATGTGCCGGTGGAGCACTACACCGTCTTTCTCCACCGTCTCCTGGAAGAAGGACGCCTCCGGGTGAAGTCTGAGCCCTTCTCCTGCACCTATCACGACTCCTGCTACCTCGGGCGATACAACGACATCCTCGCCGAACCCCGGGCGCTGATCCGCGCCGCCGGGGGAGAGCTGCTGGAGATGGAGCGCCACGGACTGGAGTCCTTCTGCTGCGGCGCCGGCGGCGGGCGGATCCTCGTCGAGGAAAAACTCGGCATCCGCATCAGCGAAACCCGGGCGAAAATGGCCGCCGCCACCGGCGCCGCCGTTTTGGTCTCCAACTGCCCTTTTTGCCTCTCCATGTTCGAGGACGGGATCAAGGGGGCCGAGCTCCCGGGAGACCTGGTGCCGCGGGATATCGCCGAAATCCTGGCGGAGCGGCTTTAA